From Salmo salar chromosome ssa04, Ssal_v3.1, whole genome shotgun sequence, one genomic window encodes:
- the LOC106602421 gene encoding zinc finger protein 263-like isoform X1: MANCMVFHTQIASIMEVLANAAVAEICKLVDDDYAVFRLEITQSQKENRGLRRKLQLLELKVARERAERTIRERVLASRPSSVKILDRYRGMARGEGLLTGGHRSFVKPAEHNAWRDDQPISIDEGSGTSTQHVIVIESADAEAAGPGGSSLVKQERTEGDDPRHSRDIQTGAVAPIVATENPTAPPQPRNRCSITEVSGMLNAVLKSETDSENLTVTHRLLHTGPDQMSDPERLGLGPLGCRPAPGSEYLLYGIPSPRMVHSHRDSGDTLETGNDLSCSYTTEMDPGNMPLGLERQTDLSREDWNQYSSSVYTEGCLDKKGDDIVVDDVKVEGDVPLTWNVDKTHLGEGHSKGRDFLDYRESLETNPNVATHSHLHVLRDREPVSTSMGPSNSHGCVLFDQVLNSEDQRAKEQGGRPTSGNSKEKRFLCMFCNKGFSCPQKVEIHQRVHTGIKPFSCTQCHMRFAEAGNLKRHQRVHTGEKPFNCTQCQMRFTQACHLKRHQRVHTGEKPYSCPRCDMRFAQAGNLKMHLKVHTEERPFACTHCGKRFSERSYLKIHQQKKHSTR; encoded by the exons atggctaactgtatggtttttcacactcaaatagcctccatcatggaggtgctagcgaatgcagccgtggcagagatctgtaaactcgtagacgacgactatgcagtgtttcgtttggaaataactcaaagccagaaagaaaacaggggATTGCGGAGGAAACTACAGTTATTGGAACTGAAGGTGGCACGGGAGCGCGCAGAGAGGACAATTCGAGAGCGCGTCCTCGCCAGTCGTCCCAGTAGTGTCAAGATCCTCGACCGATACAgaggaatggcaagag GTGAAGGACTtctcactggaggccacaggagctttgtgaagccagcGGAACACAACGCGTGGAGAGATGACCAACCCATATCTATagatgaggggagtggaacctcaacccagcatgTTATCGTAATAGAG TCTGCAGATGCAGAGGCTGCAGGTCCTGGAGGATCGTCTCTGGTCAAGCAGGAGAGGACTGAAGGAGATGACCCACGACacagcagagacatccagactggCGCAGTGGCACCCATTGTAGCCACGGAGAACCCCACCGCCCCGCCCCAGCCCAGGAACCGATGCAGCATCACGGAGGTCAGTGGAATGCTGAACGCCGTCctcaagtcagagacagacagcgagaatTTAACTGTAACACACAGGCTCTTACACACAGGACCTGACCAAATgtcagacccagagagactgggTCTGGGACCACTGGGCTGTCGTCCTGCTCCTGGCTCAGAGTATTTGCTTTACGGTATCCCGAGCCCGAGGATGGTTCATTCCCATCGGGACTCAGGTGACACGTTGGAGACTGGCAATGATCTGTCTTGTTCTTACACTACAGAGATGGACCCTGGCAACATGCCCTTGGGCTTAGAGAGACAAACTGATCTGTCTCGAGAGGACTggaaccagtacagtagtagtgtatacACTGAAGGGTGCCTAGATAAGAAAGGGGATGATATAGTAGTAGATGATGTGAAAGTGGAGGGTGACGTGCCTCTGACATGGAATGTAGACAAGACTCACTTAGGAGAAGGACATTCAAAAGGCAGAGATTTTTTAGATTACAGGGAAAGCTTGGAGACAAATCCAAATGTCGCGACCCACTCCCATTTGCACGTGCTCAGGGATCGTGAACCTGTGTCCACGTCGATGGGGCCTTCCAATTCACATGGCTGCGTCCTTTTcgatcaggtattgaactcagAGGACCAAAGGGCCAAGGAGCAGGGAGGGAGACCAACATCTGGCAATAGCAAAGAGaaacggttcctctgcatgttctgtaacaaaggcttcagctgcccccagaaggtggagatccatcagagggtccacacaggaattaaacccttcagctgtacccagtgtcacatgcgcttTGCTGAGGCTGgcaacctgaagaggcaccagagggtccacacaggggagaaacccttcaACTGTACCCAGTGTCAGATGCGCTTCACCCAGGCTTGCCACCTGAAGAGGcatcagagggtccacacaggggagaaaccctacagctgccCCCGGTGCGATATGCGCTTCGCCCAGGCTGGCAAcctgaagatgcacctgaaggtccacacggAAGAGAGGCCGTTCGCCTGTACACACTgcgggaagaggttctcagagaggagctaTCTCaagatacaccagcagaaaaaacATTCCACTCGATAG
- the LOC106602421 gene encoding zinc finger protein with KRAB and SCAN domains 8-like isoform X2, translated as MGEQGEGLLTGGHRSFVKPAEHNAWRDDQPISIDEGSGTSTQHVIVIESADAEAAGPGGSSLVKQERTEGDDPRHSRDIQTGAVAPIVATENPTAPPQPRNRCSITEVSGMLNAVLKSETDSENLTVTHRLLHTGPDQMSDPERLGLGPLGCRPAPGSEYLLYGIPSPRMVHSHRDSGDTLETGNDLSCSYTTEMDPGNMPLGLERQTDLSREDWNQYSSSVYTEGCLDKKGDDIVVDDVKVEGDVPLTWNVDKTHLGEGHSKGRDFLDYRESLETNPNVATHSHLHVLRDREPVSTSMGPSNSHGCVLFDQVLNSEDQRAKEQGGRPTSGNSKEKRFLCMFCNKGFSCPQKVEIHQRVHTGIKPFSCTQCHMRFAEAGNLKRHQRVHTGEKPFNCTQCQMRFTQACHLKRHQRVHTGEKPYSCPRCDMRFAQAGNLKMHLKVHTEERPFACTHCGKRFSERSYLKIHQQKKHSTR; from the exons GTGAAGGACTtctcactggaggccacaggagctttgtgaagccagcGGAACACAACGCGTGGAGAGATGACCAACCCATATCTATagatgaggggagtggaacctcaacccagcatgTTATCGTAATAGAG TCTGCAGATGCAGAGGCTGCAGGTCCTGGAGGATCGTCTCTGGTCAAGCAGGAGAGGACTGAAGGAGATGACCCACGACacagcagagacatccagactggCGCAGTGGCACCCATTGTAGCCACGGAGAACCCCACCGCCCCGCCCCAGCCCAGGAACCGATGCAGCATCACGGAGGTCAGTGGAATGCTGAACGCCGTCctcaagtcagagacagacagcgagaatTTAACTGTAACACACAGGCTCTTACACACAGGACCTGACCAAATgtcagacccagagagactgggTCTGGGACCACTGGGCTGTCGTCCTGCTCCTGGCTCAGAGTATTTGCTTTACGGTATCCCGAGCCCGAGGATGGTTCATTCCCATCGGGACTCAGGTGACACGTTGGAGACTGGCAATGATCTGTCTTGTTCTTACACTACAGAGATGGACCCTGGCAACATGCCCTTGGGCTTAGAGAGACAAACTGATCTGTCTCGAGAGGACTggaaccagtacagtagtagtgtatacACTGAAGGGTGCCTAGATAAGAAAGGGGATGATATAGTAGTAGATGATGTGAAAGTGGAGGGTGACGTGCCTCTGACATGGAATGTAGACAAGACTCACTTAGGAGAAGGACATTCAAAAGGCAGAGATTTTTTAGATTACAGGGAAAGCTTGGAGACAAATCCAAATGTCGCGACCCACTCCCATTTGCACGTGCTCAGGGATCGTGAACCTGTGTCCACGTCGATGGGGCCTTCCAATTCACATGGCTGCGTCCTTTTcgatcaggtattgaactcagAGGACCAAAGGGCCAAGGAGCAGGGAGGGAGACCAACATCTGGCAATAGCAAAGAGaaacggttcctctgcatgttctgtaacaaaggcttcagctgcccccagaaggtggagatccatcagagggtccacacaggaattaaacccttcagctgtacccagtgtcacatgcgcttTGCTGAGGCTGgcaacctgaagaggcaccagagggtccacacaggggagaaacccttcaACTGTACCCAGTGTCAGATGCGCTTCACCCAGGCTTGCCACCTGAAGAGGcatcagagggtccacacaggggagaaaccctacagctgccCCCGGTGCGATATGCGCTTCGCCCAGGCTGGCAAcctgaagatgcacctgaaggtccacacggAAGAGAGGCCGTTCGCCTGTACACACTgcgggaagaggttctcagagaggagctaTCTCaagatacaccagcagaaaaaacATTCCACTCGATAG